A genomic segment from Halorubrum depositum encodes:
- the dpsA gene encoding DNA starvation/stationary phase protection protein DpsA — MSTQKETRQRAGTVEENALRVEPEKAEQIVEALNTDLADAYVLYHQLHKHHWNVEGAEFLDVHVFLQEVYEDVEAAADELAERLQALGGVPHASMTTLAENATVEPEDEDVYDIRTSLANDLEMMGDIIESYRQHIELAEGLGDYATGEMLREQLEDIEEHAHHIEHYLEDDTLVTESATE; from the coding sequence ATGAGCACGCAGAAAGAGACGCGACAGCGCGCCGGCACCGTCGAGGAGAACGCGCTGCGAGTCGAACCGGAGAAGGCCGAGCAGATCGTCGAGGCGCTGAACACCGACCTCGCCGACGCCTACGTCCTCTACCACCAGCTTCACAAGCACCACTGGAACGTCGAGGGGGCCGAGTTCCTCGACGTCCACGTGTTCCTCCAAGAGGTGTACGAGGACGTCGAGGCGGCCGCCGACGAACTCGCCGAACGGCTGCAGGCGCTCGGTGGCGTGCCGCACGCCAGCATGACGACGCTCGCGGAGAACGCCACCGTCGAGCCGGAGGACGAGGACGTGTACGACATCCGCACGTCGCTCGCGAACGACCTCGAGATGATGGGCGACATCATCGAGAGCTACCGGCAGCACATCGAACTGGCGGAGGGGCTCGGCGACTACGCGACCGGCGAGATGCTCCGCGAACAGCTGGAGGACATCGAGGAACACGCCCACCACATCGAACACTACCTCGAAGACGACACGCTCGTCACGGAGTCCGCGACGGAGTAG
- a CDS encoding amphi-Trp domain-containing protein, with the protein MSNEPSATDPDSDSDPERSSEPDGDRTVIAGRNFEQEYRLDASEAGEFLIALGEQLRDGDELRIETEEWELPFAFGEPVELEIDFEGVGEPELEIEATLPGRTDQTAPDVR; encoded by the coding sequence ATGTCCAACGAACCGTCCGCCACCGATCCCGATTCCGACTCGGACCCGGAACGGTCGTCCGAGCCGGACGGCGATCGGACGGTGATCGCGGGTCGGAACTTCGAGCAGGAGTACCGGCTCGACGCGAGCGAGGCCGGCGAGTTCCTGATCGCGCTCGGCGAACAGCTCCGCGACGGCGACGAACTCAGGATCGAGACCGAGGAGTGGGAGCTCCCCTTCGCGTTCGGCGAGCCCGTGGAGCTCGAGATCGACTTCGAGGGCGTCGGCGAACCGGAGCTGGAGATCGAAGCGACGCTCCCGGGTCGGACCGACCAGACGGCGCCGGACGTCCGCTGA
- a CDS encoding metal-dependent transcriptional regulator, translating into MAAAGDRGGGRVPQYLLALYIAEHRGKPPIPSGRVADLLDRSPAAATEMLQRLEADGLVVREPYAGATLTDGGRERAAKLHESYVLLSWFFREVLGLDAHEREAMEMAGLISPDVADRLVGLLSEGADLSPDELVVSSPETE; encoded by the coding sequence ATGGCCGCAGCAGGCGATCGAGGGGGCGGGCGGGTACCGCAGTACCTTCTCGCCCTGTACATCGCGGAACATCGGGGGAAGCCTCCGATTCCGTCCGGGCGCGTCGCCGACCTGCTCGACCGCTCTCCGGCCGCGGCGACCGAGATGCTCCAGCGGCTCGAGGCCGACGGCCTCGTCGTCCGGGAGCCGTACGCGGGGGCGACGCTCACGGACGGCGGCCGAGAGCGCGCGGCGAAACTCCACGAGTCGTACGTCCTGCTCTCGTGGTTCTTCCGCGAGGTGCTCGGCCTCGACGCCCACGAGCGCGAGGCGATGGAGATGGCGGGGCTGATAAGCCCCGACGTCGCGGACCGCCTCGTCGGGCTCCTGTCCGAAGGTGCCGACCTCTCTCCCGACGAATTGGTGGTCTCGTCGCCCGAGACCGAGTGA
- a CDS encoding serine/threonine-protein kinase RIO2, giving the protein MVRNVAGDMAELDPEDFYLLSGVEQGMRFSEWVRRDKLPDYADLTREEVDYRIDRCLDRELIERKTIQYEGYQLTFEGYDALALRTFAERETIDGVGSPLGFGKEGDVYEAQSFKPLALKYHREGYTNFREVRREREYTADRDHVSWMYTARKAAEREYEAMEAMYPDVSVPRPVDHNRHAIVMDKFDGAELARAKLEPEQASAVLDLVLRELVTAYDLGWVHADMSEHNVAVAESGVTIFDWPQAVPVDHENAREFLERDVANLMRYFSRKYPHEVPRDADIEGIAGAIADGSFESVRAFAAE; this is encoded by the coding sequence ATGGTTCGAAACGTCGCCGGCGACATGGCGGAGCTCGATCCCGAGGACTTCTACCTCCTCTCGGGCGTCGAGCAGGGGATGCGGTTCTCCGAGTGGGTCCGCCGGGACAAGCTCCCCGACTACGCCGACCTGACGCGCGAGGAGGTCGACTACCGGATCGACCGGTGTCTCGACCGCGAGCTGATCGAACGGAAGACGATCCAGTACGAGGGGTACCAGCTCACCTTCGAGGGGTACGACGCCCTGGCGCTCCGCACGTTCGCCGAGCGCGAGACCATCGACGGCGTGGGCTCGCCCCTGGGGTTCGGCAAGGAGGGAGACGTGTACGAGGCGCAGTCGTTCAAGCCGCTCGCATTGAAGTACCACCGCGAGGGGTACACCAACTTCCGCGAGGTGCGCCGCGAGCGCGAGTACACCGCCGACCGCGACCACGTCTCCTGGATGTACACCGCGCGCAAGGCGGCCGAGCGCGAGTACGAGGCGATGGAGGCGATGTACCCCGACGTGAGCGTGCCGCGGCCGGTCGACCACAACCGGCACGCCATCGTGATGGACAAGTTCGACGGCGCGGAGCTCGCGCGCGCGAAACTCGAGCCCGAACAGGCCTCCGCGGTCCTCGATCTGGTCCTCCGCGAACTGGTCACCGCCTACGACCTCGGCTGGGTCCACGCCGACATGTCCGAACACAACGTCGCGGTCGCGGAGAGCGGCGTCACGATCTTCGACTGGCCGCAAGCGGTCCCCGTCGACCACGAGAACGCCCGCGAGTTCCTCGAGCGCGACGTCGCGAACCTCATGCGGTACTTCAGTCGGAAGTATCCCCACGAGGTCCCCCGAGACGCCGATATCGAGGGAATCGCCGGCGCTATCGCCGACGGCTCGTTCGAGAGCGTTCGGGCGTTCGCGGCCGAATAA
- a CDS encoding lipoate--protein ligase family protein, protein MTAPTGNWRLIREEARPGPMQMALDEVAAETAAAGGPATLRTYRWDPSCLTLGYRQDPETVDWAFCEREGIDVTRRQTGGGGIYHDAHGDVAYSIAVPAADVPGELLDCYHLLCEPVLDAFDRLGIDAGYVEESMPELYHPACYLRELHPAHDVVAGSNGADGSEGSSDDGATDRRKIAGNAQYRKRDAVIQHGSLTFAVDAERHLGVFSDPPVSPEEFRERVVGMDELVEVDRADAVAAVEGALVAWVVGADDSDDAEGDAVALDRDGSWSSAELARAEELVEEKYRDDGWVRTRPGNDGA, encoded by the coding sequence ATGACCGCGCCGACGGGGAATTGGCGGCTGATCCGGGAGGAGGCCCGCCCGGGGCCGATGCAGATGGCGCTCGACGAGGTGGCGGCGGAGACGGCCGCCGCGGGCGGACCGGCGACGCTCCGGACGTACCGGTGGGACCCGAGCTGTCTCACGCTCGGCTACCGACAGGACCCGGAGACGGTCGACTGGGCGTTCTGCGAGCGCGAGGGGATCGACGTGACTCGCCGCCAGACCGGCGGCGGCGGGATCTACCACGACGCGCACGGAGACGTCGCCTACTCGATCGCGGTGCCCGCCGCCGACGTGCCCGGCGAGCTACTCGACTGTTACCACCTGCTCTGCGAACCGGTCCTCGACGCCTTCGACCGCCTCGGGATCGACGCGGGCTACGTCGAGGAGTCGATGCCGGAGCTGTACCACCCCGCCTGCTACCTCCGGGAGCTCCACCCCGCGCACGACGTGGTGGCGGGGTCGAACGGAGCGGACGGCTCGGAGGGATCGAGCGACGACGGCGCGACGGACCGCCGGAAGATCGCCGGCAACGCGCAGTACCGCAAGCGCGACGCCGTGATCCAGCACGGCTCGCTGACGTTCGCCGTCGACGCGGAACGCCACCTCGGCGTCTTCTCCGACCCGCCGGTGTCCCCCGAGGAGTTCCGCGAGCGCGTCGTCGGCATGGACGAGCTGGTCGAGGTCGATCGGGCGGACGCCGTGGCGGCAGTCGAGGGCGCGCTCGTCGCGTGGGTAGTCGGAGCGGACGACAGCGACGACGCCGAGGGCGACGCGGTCGCGCTCGACCGTGACGGATCGTGGTCGAGCGCCGAGCTCGCCCGGGCCGAGGAGCTCGTCGAGGAGAAGTACCGCGACGACGGGTGGGTCCGGACGCGACCGGGAAACGACGGCGCGTAG
- a CDS encoding deoxyribonuclease IV — protein sequence MSLKVGAHVSISGSRASNDPETPPYGNIANAVFRQKQFGGNCGQIFTHSPQVWQDPDIGDEEAEQFREGTERDLVGPWVIHTSYLVNLCTPKEGLREKSLDSMQKEVDAAAKLDIPYVNVHLGAHTGAGVEGGLDNAASVIDDIDVPDGVTILIESDAGAGTKLGDEFEHLAGIIDRTDTDIDVCVDTAHAFAAGYDLSTSEAVDETVAEFDDVVGLEHLEYIHLNDSKHACGTNKDEHAHIGEGHIGEAGMERIVNHPDLADVPLALETPTENGKSFAWNIERVRELRAE from the coding sequence ATGAGCCTCAAGGTCGGCGCGCACGTCTCGATCTCCGGGTCGCGCGCGTCCAACGATCCCGAAACCCCGCCGTACGGAAACATCGCGAACGCGGTGTTCAGACAGAAGCAGTTCGGCGGCAACTGCGGGCAGATATTCACGCACTCCCCGCAGGTGTGGCAGGACCCGGACATCGGCGACGAGGAGGCCGAGCAGTTCCGCGAGGGGACCGAACGCGACCTGGTGGGACCGTGGGTGATCCACACCTCCTACCTCGTCAACCTTTGTACGCCGAAGGAAGGGCTCCGCGAGAAGTCGCTCGACTCGATGCAGAAGGAGGTCGACGCGGCCGCGAAGCTGGATATTCCGTACGTCAACGTTCACCTCGGCGCGCACACGGGCGCGGGGGTCGAGGGCGGTCTCGACAACGCCGCGAGCGTTATCGACGACATCGACGTTCCCGACGGCGTCACGATCCTCATCGAGAGCGACGCGGGCGCCGGGACGAAGCTCGGCGACGAGTTCGAGCACCTCGCGGGGATCATCGACCGCACCGACACCGACATCGACGTCTGCGTCGACACGGCCCACGCGTTCGCGGCGGGATACGACCTCTCGACGTCCGAGGCGGTCGACGAGACGGTCGCCGAGTTCGACGACGTCGTCGGCTTAGAGCACCTCGAGTACATCCACCTCAACGACTCGAAACACGCCTGCGGCACCAACAAGGACGAGCACGCGCACATCGGCGAGGGGCACATCGGCGAGGCCGGGATGGAGCGGATCGTCAACCACCCGGACCTGGCGGACGTGCCGCTGGCGCTGGAGACGCCGACCGAGAACGGGAAGAGCTTCGCGTGGAACATCGAGCGCGTCCGCGAGCTGCGCGCGGAGTGA
- a CDS encoding class I SAM-dependent methyltransferase: MRRFSAEYLEHTRQGMWADGREALADLELASRRRVLDVGCGTGELTRVLAAEAGPEATVIGVDADPDLLAVAREETELPYVAGDATRLPLPDDAVDLGVCQALLINLPDPTAAVRELARVSSDLVAAIEPDNGDVTVSSTVAAEERLEREAREAYLDGVDTDVALGDRVREAFARAGLEDLRTRRYVHEKRTTPPYAEPALSSAARKASGAGLADHRDELVAATSVDAYDDLRRRWREMGREVVDAIGAGEYERVERVPFDVTVGRVA, from the coding sequence GTGCGACGCTTCTCCGCGGAGTACCTCGAACACACCCGGCAGGGAATGTGGGCCGACGGCCGGGAAGCCCTCGCGGACCTCGAGCTGGCGAGTCGCCGCCGCGTGCTCGACGTCGGCTGCGGCACCGGCGAGCTGACTCGCGTCCTCGCCGCGGAGGCGGGCCCGGAGGCGACCGTGATCGGCGTCGACGCCGACCCCGACCTCCTGGCGGTCGCCCGGGAGGAGACCGAACTCCCGTACGTCGCCGGCGACGCGACTCGGCTCCCGCTCCCGGACGACGCCGTCGACCTCGGCGTCTGTCAGGCCCTCCTCATCAACCTCCCCGACCCGACCGCCGCTGTCCGGGAGCTCGCCCGCGTCTCTTCCGACCTCGTCGCCGCGATCGAACCGGACAACGGCGACGTGACGGTCAGTTCGACTGTCGCCGCCGAGGAGCGACTGGAGCGGGAGGCCCGCGAGGCGTACCTCGACGGCGTCGACACCGACGTCGCCCTCGGCGACCGCGTGCGCGAGGCGTTCGCGAGGGCGGGGCTCGAGGACCTCCGGACGCGCCGGTACGTCCACGAGAAGCGGACCACCCCGCCGTACGCCGAGCCCGCGCTCTCGTCCGCCGCTCGGAAAGCGTCCGGGGCCGGGCTCGCCGACCACCGCGACGAGCTGGTGGCGGCGACCTCCGTGGACGCCTACGACGACCTCCGGCGGCGCTGGCGCGAGATGGGCCGCGAGGTGGTCGACGCGATCGGCGCCGGCGAGTACGAGCGCGTCGAGCGCGTCCCGTTCGACGTGACGGTGGGTCGGGTGGCGTAG
- a CDS encoding 3-oxoacyl-ACP reductase family protein, whose protein sequence is MPAALVTGSSRGIGRAIALRFADDGYDVAVNYRASDDAAEAVADAVRDRGREAVAVGADVSDPDAAARLVETAADAFGGVDHVVNNAGIDQHVYTEDLSPDDFDRVMDVNVNSAFTVTKAALPHLRASEDDPSVTNVSSILAHTGAPIECHYAASKGALLSLTRSHAGDFAPEIRVNAIAPGHVETDMTDDRTPEEKREELAEIPVDRYGQPEDIADAAAYLRDATFVTGETLNVNGGELMR, encoded by the coding sequence ATGCCGGCCGCACTCGTGACGGGGTCTTCGAGGGGTATCGGACGGGCGATCGCGCTCCGGTTCGCAGACGACGGCTACGACGTCGCCGTCAACTACCGCGCCAGCGACGACGCCGCCGAGGCCGTCGCCGACGCGGTCCGCGACCGAGGGCGCGAGGCGGTCGCCGTCGGCGCGGACGTCTCGGACCCCGACGCCGCCGCGCGCCTCGTGGAGACCGCCGCCGACGCGTTCGGCGGGGTGGACCACGTCGTCAACAACGCCGGGATCGACCAGCACGTGTACACCGAAGACCTGAGTCCCGACGACTTCGACCGGGTCATGGACGTCAACGTCAACTCCGCGTTCACCGTCACGAAGGCGGCGCTCCCGCACCTCCGGGCGTCCGAGGACGACCCCTCGGTGACGAACGTCTCGTCGATCCTCGCGCACACCGGGGCGCCGATCGAGTGTCACTACGCCGCCTCGAAGGGCGCGCTCCTCTCGCTCACCCGGAGCCACGCCGGCGACTTCGCGCCCGAGATACGGGTGAACGCGATCGCGCCCGGCCACGTCGAGACGGACATGACCGACGACCGGACCCCGGAAGAGAAGCGCGAAGAACTGGCCGAGATCCCCGTCGACCGATACGGCCAGCCCGAGGACATCGCCGACGCGGCCGCCTACCTCCGGGACGCGACGTTCGTCACGGGAGAGACGCTGAACGTGAACGGCGGGGAGCTGATGCGGTAG